One Stigmatopora argus isolate UIUO_Sarg chromosome 20, RoL_Sarg_1.0, whole genome shotgun sequence genomic region harbors:
- the ppargc1a gene encoding peroxisome proliferator-activated receptor gamma coactivator 1-alpha isoform X3 — MQATPPPRASLCAALVGEDQPLCPDLPELDLSELDVSDLDADGFLGGLKWYSDQSEIISAQYGNEACNLFEKIDEENEANLLAVLTETLDSIPVDEDGLPSFEALADGDVTNASDQSCPSSPSGSPRTPEPEEPSLLKKLLLAPANSQLGYNQYTGGKAQNHAAGSNHRIRSPPAGVKTESPWNGKARGVSGQQLRPLRRPCTELLKYLTATDDILLHTKANDVKGSWSGAPGRDKSCLGLGASSSSSSSPSSSSTSSFSSLSSSCSSTTSKKKSAVPPPPPPQAPPQQHHQRGESRAAGDCSGAGKWQRCAQDDGVEDSDAASVSVGHRSHNCGHARPKASGEGRPPGDAGHLAAARFIRYMHSYSLPPREASHSCEHCREAVGATPNKSGRATRAQRRHVTVTVRKRDAKPGHPLLSRLLTTKQRPARYRDHLLNPLTATHGQIAAERSEKGRRAPKPSGVTNSDLLDSGFGLKPGGLSRGGCGEDVDHDHGNIAAAADDGVYDDDHVTGSPGAAPSQGPPSPLFPDTSKAEPTPARFTYGHGQPDRQPHRQALSEHPDDQLLLAKPTTLPLPLTPESPNDLKGSPFENKTIDCTLSVEIAGTPGLTPPTTPPHKASQENPFKASLKTKLSSCSSSALACKRARLVELGPGPARKGPEQTELYAQLSKASTVLPYTRQMTGSGLEEHRGAGDLKRASGRGFSDHDYCQGSASAKNGDPAAGATTSTGGKPATAGASVAPAVGVSATPQSSSSPVGKFQSFVSASGEEARVRGSGQESLSQNSQILPELDGSHVLSRKLLCDHEIRAELNKHFGNPLQALYVPADKEREPGKKANKVGPPPSLEEEEVESRRLPGSGYLHSGLLSLHDELELGEGRQSRFLYPWEGTPLDLLFDCPPRSPSCSPPLSCSPSRGSVSPPSSLRLSPGGPFRWSGGRSRSRSRSGSRSSSPGYRRRSLSSSPDRRPSSWCCHSSESSALRSRSHKSPPSRSPLSRRPRYDSYEEYQHERLKREEYRQDCERRDSERAELRNRQRQKATEERRVVYVGRLRSDCTRTELKRRFEVFGQVEECAVNLRDDGDNFGFITYRYAYDALAALDNGHTLRQSNEPRFELRLGGEKQFCKSHYTDLDSHSDDFDPASTKSKYDCLDFDSLLKEAQRSLRR, encoded by the exons AAGATAGATGAAGAAAATGAGGCCAACTTGCTGGCAGTGCTTACAGAGACCCTGGATAGCATCCCGGTGGATGAGGACGGTTTGCCTTCGTTTGAGGCTCTGGCAGATGGGGACGTGACCAATGCCAGTGACCAGAGCTGCCCCTCCTCCCCCTCGGGCTCTCCTCGCACCCCCGAGCCCGAGGAGCCTTCCCTG CTGAAGAAGCTCCTTCTGGCGCCCGCCAACTCCCAGCTCGGCTATAATCAATACACAGGTGGCAAGGCGCAGAACCATGCCGCCGGCAGCAACCACCGCATCCGATCACCACCTGCCGGCGTCAAG ACGGAGAGCCCCTGGAACGGCAAAGCGAGAGGGGTGTCCGGCCAACAGCTCCGCCCTCTGAGGCGGCCTTGCACAGAGCTGCTGAAGTACTTAACAGCCACCGATGACATCCTGCTCCACACCAAAGCTAACGACGTCAAGGGTAGCTGGAGCGGCGCCCCCGGCAGGGACAAGAGCTGCTTGGGCCTCGgcgcctcctcttcctcttcctcctcgccgtcctcgtcgtccacctcctccttctcctccctgTCCTCCTCTTGTTCGTCGACCACCTCCAAGAAGAAGTCGGCcgtgccgccgccgcctccgccgcaaGCGCCGCCACAGCAGCATCACCAGCGAGGTGAGAGCCGGGCTGCAGGCGATTGTAGTGGGGCTGGGAAGTGGCAGCGTTGCGCTCAGGATGACGGGGTTGAGGACTCGGATGCGGCCTCTGTCTCTGTCGGCCACAGAAGCCACAACTGCGGCCACGCTCGCCCTAAAGCCAGCGGAGAAGGAAGGCCGCCAGGTGATGCGGGCCACCTGGCCGCCGCTAGGTTCATTAGGTATATGCATTCTTATTCCCTCCCTCCCCGAGAGGCGAGTCACAGCTGTGAGCATTGCCGAGAGGCTGTAGGCGCCACTCCAAATAAGAGTGGTCGGGCCACTCGCGCTCAACGTCGGCACGTCACGGTGACCGTTAGGAAAAGGGACGCAAAGCCAGGGCACCCCTTACTGAGCCGGCTGCTCACGACCAAACAGAGACCCGCCCGCTACCGAGACCACCTTCTCAACCCCTTAACCGCCACTCACGGTCAAATAGCCGCAGAGCGATCCGAGAAAGGGCGCCGTGCGCCAAAGCCGAGCGGAGTGACCAACTCTGACCTGCTCGACTCTGGCTTTGGACTAAAGCCAGGGGGGCTGAGCCGGGGGGGCTGCGGGGAGGATGTTGACCATGATCATGGTAatattgctgctgctgctgatgatGGTGTCTATGATGATGACCATGTCACGGGCAGCCCCGGCGCGGCGCCCTCACAGGGCCCGCCGAGCCCACTCTTCCCAGATACTAGCAAAGCAGAGCCCACCCCTGCCCGCTTCACGTACGGGCACGGGCAGCCAGACAGGCAACCACACAGGCAGGCACTCAGCGAGCACCCAGACGACCAGCTGTTGTTAG CCAAACCAACCACCTTGCCACTTCCTTTGACCCCAGAGTCTCCAAA TGACCTCAAGGGATCACCGTTTGAGAACAAAACCATTGATTGCACATTGAGTGTGGAGATTGCTGGAACCCCAG GTCTGACACCACCAACCACGCCCCCACACAAAGCCAGTCAAGAGAATCCTTTTAAAGCATCGCTCAAAACCAAGTTGTCTTCATGTTCCTCCTCGGCCTTGGCGTGCAAAAGAGCAAGGCTGGTGGAGTTGGGCCCTGGCCCCGCCAGGAAGGGCCCCGAACAGACTGAGCTTTATGCCCAGCTGAGCAAAGCTTCCACTGTCCTACCGTACACTCGACAAATGACGGGGAGCGGACTTGAGGAGCATCGCGGTGCCGGCGACCTCAAACGGGCGTCTGGCCGTGGCTTCAGCGACCACGACTACTGTCAGGGGTCTGCAAGCGCGAAGAATGGGGACCCGGCCGCTGGTGCCACGACTTCAACAGGGGGGAAGCCAGCCACCGCGGGTGCATCTGTTGCGCCCGCAGTTGGGGTCTCAGCCACGCCACAGTCTTCGTCTTCTCCTGTAGGCAAGTTTCAGAGCTTCGTCTCCGCAAGTGGAGAAGAAGCTCGTGTCCGGGGATCGGGGCAGGAGTCCCTTTCCCAGAACTCGCAGATTCTTCCGGAACTGGACGGTTCCCATGTCCTCAGCCGCAAGCTCCTGTGCGACCACGAAATCCGAGCAGAACTCAACAAGCACTTTGGAAACCCCTTGCAGGCCCTTTACGTCCCGGCGGACAAGGAGAGGGAGCCGGGCAAGAAAGCCAACAAGGTCGGCCCGCCTCCGTCTCTTGAGGAAGAAGAGGTCGAGTCCCGAAGGTTGCCCGGTTCTGGCTACTTGCACTCAGGGCTGCTGTCCCTCCACGATGAGCTCGAGTTGGGAGAGGGCCGCCAGAGTCGTTTCCTCTACCCCTGGGAGGGCACCCCTCTGGACCTACTCTTCGACTGCCCCCCACGCTCTCCCTCTTGTTCCCCGCCGTTAAGCTGCTCCCCCTCACGAGGCTCAGTCTCGCCGCCGTCCTCCCTCCGTCTATCGCCCGGCGGGCCTTTCCGCTGGAGCGGAGGCCGATCCCGCTCCCGTTCCCGTTCCGGATCGCGGAGCTCTTCACCAGGCTACCGGAGGCGCTCCCTCTCCAGCTCGCCGGATAGACGACCCTCCTCCTG GTGTTGCCACAGCAGTGAATCTAGCGCTTTGCGTTCCAGGAGCCACAAGAGCCCACCATCACGATCTCCTCTCAGTCGCAGGCCAAG GTACGACAGCTACGAGGAATATCAACACGAGAGGTTGAAAAGAGAAGAATACCGTCAGGACTGCGAGAGGCGGGACTCCGAAAGGGCCGAGCTGAGGAACAGGCAGCGGCAAAAGGCCACG GAGGAGAGACGGGTGGTGTACGTGGGGAGACTGAGGTCGGACTGCACCCGGACCGAGCTGAAGCGGCGCTTTGAAGTCTTTGGCCAAGTCGAAGAATGCGCGGTCAATTTGAGGGATGACGG GGACAATTTCGGCTTCATTACGTACCGCTACGCGTACGACGCCCTCGCCGCCCTGGATAACGGACACACCTTGCGGCAGTCGAACGAGCCACGCTTCGAGCTGCGCTTGGGCGGAGAAAAGCAATTCTGCAAGTCACACTACACGGACTTGG ACTCCCACTCGGATGACTTTGACCCCGCCTCCACCAAAAGCAAATATGACTGCTTGGATTTTGACAGCTTGCTAAAGGAGGCCCAGCGCAGCCTGAGAAGGTAA
- the ppargc1a gene encoding peroxisome proliferator-activated receptor gamma coactivator 1-alpha isoform X4, with protein sequence MEKNLAFPSQCAALVGEDQPLCPDLPELDLSELDVSDLDADGFLGGLKWYSDQSEIISAQYGNEACNLFEKIDEENEANLLAVLTETLDSIPVDEDGLPSFEALADGDVTNASDQSCPSSPSGSPRTPEPEEPSLLKKLLLAPANSQLGYNQYTGGKAQNHAAGSNHRIRSPPAGVKTESPWNGKARGVSGQQLRPLRRPCTELLKYLTATDDILLHTKANDVKGSWSGAPGRDKSCLGLGASSSSSSSPSSSSTSSFSSLSSSCSSTTSKKKSAVPPPPPPQAPPQQHHQRGESRAAGDCSGAGKWQRCAQDDGVEDSDAASVSVGHRSHNCGHARPKASGEGRPPGDAGHLAAARFIRYMHSYSLPPREASHSCEHCREAVGATPNKSGRATRAQRRHVTVTVRKRDAKPGHPLLSRLLTTKQRPARYRDHLLNPLTATHGQIAAERSEKGRRAPKPSGVTNSDLLDSGFGLKPGGLSRGGCGEDVDHDHGNIAAAADDGVYDDDHVTGSPGAAPSQGPPSPLFPDTSKAEPTPARFTYGHGQPDRQPHRQALSEHPDDQLLLAKPTTLPLPLTPESPNDLKGSPFENKTIDCTLSVEIAGTPGLTPPTTPPHKASQENPFKASLKTKLSSCSSSALACKRARLVELGPGPARKGPEQTELYAQLSKASTVLPYTRQMTGSGLEEHRGAGDLKRASGRGFSDHDYCQGSASAKNGDPAAGATTSTGGKPATAGASVAPAVGVSATPQSSSSPVGKFQSFVSASGEEARVRGSGQESLSQNSQILPELDGSHVLSRKLLCDHEIRAELNKHFGNPLQALYVPADKEREPGKKANKVGPPPSLEEEEVESRRLPGSGYLHSGLLSLHDELELGEGRQSRFLYPWEGTPLDLLFDCPPRSPSCSPPLSCSPSRGSVSPPSSLRLSPGGPFRWSGGRSRSRSRSGSRSSSPGYRRRSLSSSPDRRPSSWCCHSSESSALRSRSHKSPPSRSPLSRRPRYDSYEEYQHERLKREEYRQDCERRDSERAELRNRQRQKATEERRVVYVGRLRSDCTRTELKRRFEVFGQVEECAVNLRDDGDNFGFITYRYAYDALAALDNGHTLRQSNEPRFELRLGGEKQFCKSHYTDLDSHSDDFDPASTKSKYDCLDFDSLLKEAQRSLRR encoded by the exons AAGATAGATGAAGAAAATGAGGCCAACTTGCTGGCAGTGCTTACAGAGACCCTGGATAGCATCCCGGTGGATGAGGACGGTTTGCCTTCGTTTGAGGCTCTGGCAGATGGGGACGTGACCAATGCCAGTGACCAGAGCTGCCCCTCCTCCCCCTCGGGCTCTCCTCGCACCCCCGAGCCCGAGGAGCCTTCCCTG CTGAAGAAGCTCCTTCTGGCGCCCGCCAACTCCCAGCTCGGCTATAATCAATACACAGGTGGCAAGGCGCAGAACCATGCCGCCGGCAGCAACCACCGCATCCGATCACCACCTGCCGGCGTCAAG ACGGAGAGCCCCTGGAACGGCAAAGCGAGAGGGGTGTCCGGCCAACAGCTCCGCCCTCTGAGGCGGCCTTGCACAGAGCTGCTGAAGTACTTAACAGCCACCGATGACATCCTGCTCCACACCAAAGCTAACGACGTCAAGGGTAGCTGGAGCGGCGCCCCCGGCAGGGACAAGAGCTGCTTGGGCCTCGgcgcctcctcttcctcttcctcctcgccgtcctcgtcgtccacctcctccttctcctccctgTCCTCCTCTTGTTCGTCGACCACCTCCAAGAAGAAGTCGGCcgtgccgccgccgcctccgccgcaaGCGCCGCCACAGCAGCATCACCAGCGAGGTGAGAGCCGGGCTGCAGGCGATTGTAGTGGGGCTGGGAAGTGGCAGCGTTGCGCTCAGGATGACGGGGTTGAGGACTCGGATGCGGCCTCTGTCTCTGTCGGCCACAGAAGCCACAACTGCGGCCACGCTCGCCCTAAAGCCAGCGGAGAAGGAAGGCCGCCAGGTGATGCGGGCCACCTGGCCGCCGCTAGGTTCATTAGGTATATGCATTCTTATTCCCTCCCTCCCCGAGAGGCGAGTCACAGCTGTGAGCATTGCCGAGAGGCTGTAGGCGCCACTCCAAATAAGAGTGGTCGGGCCACTCGCGCTCAACGTCGGCACGTCACGGTGACCGTTAGGAAAAGGGACGCAAAGCCAGGGCACCCCTTACTGAGCCGGCTGCTCACGACCAAACAGAGACCCGCCCGCTACCGAGACCACCTTCTCAACCCCTTAACCGCCACTCACGGTCAAATAGCCGCAGAGCGATCCGAGAAAGGGCGCCGTGCGCCAAAGCCGAGCGGAGTGACCAACTCTGACCTGCTCGACTCTGGCTTTGGACTAAAGCCAGGGGGGCTGAGCCGGGGGGGCTGCGGGGAGGATGTTGACCATGATCATGGTAatattgctgctgctgctgatgatGGTGTCTATGATGATGACCATGTCACGGGCAGCCCCGGCGCGGCGCCCTCACAGGGCCCGCCGAGCCCACTCTTCCCAGATACTAGCAAAGCAGAGCCCACCCCTGCCCGCTTCACGTACGGGCACGGGCAGCCAGACAGGCAACCACACAGGCAGGCACTCAGCGAGCACCCAGACGACCAGCTGTTGTTAG CCAAACCAACCACCTTGCCACTTCCTTTGACCCCAGAGTCTCCAAA TGACCTCAAGGGATCACCGTTTGAGAACAAAACCATTGATTGCACATTGAGTGTGGAGATTGCTGGAACCCCAG GTCTGACACCACCAACCACGCCCCCACACAAAGCCAGTCAAGAGAATCCTTTTAAAGCATCGCTCAAAACCAAGTTGTCTTCATGTTCCTCCTCGGCCTTGGCGTGCAAAAGAGCAAGGCTGGTGGAGTTGGGCCCTGGCCCCGCCAGGAAGGGCCCCGAACAGACTGAGCTTTATGCCCAGCTGAGCAAAGCTTCCACTGTCCTACCGTACACTCGACAAATGACGGGGAGCGGACTTGAGGAGCATCGCGGTGCCGGCGACCTCAAACGGGCGTCTGGCCGTGGCTTCAGCGACCACGACTACTGTCAGGGGTCTGCAAGCGCGAAGAATGGGGACCCGGCCGCTGGTGCCACGACTTCAACAGGGGGGAAGCCAGCCACCGCGGGTGCATCTGTTGCGCCCGCAGTTGGGGTCTCAGCCACGCCACAGTCTTCGTCTTCTCCTGTAGGCAAGTTTCAGAGCTTCGTCTCCGCAAGTGGAGAAGAAGCTCGTGTCCGGGGATCGGGGCAGGAGTCCCTTTCCCAGAACTCGCAGATTCTTCCGGAACTGGACGGTTCCCATGTCCTCAGCCGCAAGCTCCTGTGCGACCACGAAATCCGAGCAGAACTCAACAAGCACTTTGGAAACCCCTTGCAGGCCCTTTACGTCCCGGCGGACAAGGAGAGGGAGCCGGGCAAGAAAGCCAACAAGGTCGGCCCGCCTCCGTCTCTTGAGGAAGAAGAGGTCGAGTCCCGAAGGTTGCCCGGTTCTGGCTACTTGCACTCAGGGCTGCTGTCCCTCCACGATGAGCTCGAGTTGGGAGAGGGCCGCCAGAGTCGTTTCCTCTACCCCTGGGAGGGCACCCCTCTGGACCTACTCTTCGACTGCCCCCCACGCTCTCCCTCTTGTTCCCCGCCGTTAAGCTGCTCCCCCTCACGAGGCTCAGTCTCGCCGCCGTCCTCCCTCCGTCTATCGCCCGGCGGGCCTTTCCGCTGGAGCGGAGGCCGATCCCGCTCCCGTTCCCGTTCCGGATCGCGGAGCTCTTCACCAGGCTACCGGAGGCGCTCCCTCTCCAGCTCGCCGGATAGACGACCCTCCTCCTG GTGTTGCCACAGCAGTGAATCTAGCGCTTTGCGTTCCAGGAGCCACAAGAGCCCACCATCACGATCTCCTCTCAGTCGCAGGCCAAG GTACGACAGCTACGAGGAATATCAACACGAGAGGTTGAAAAGAGAAGAATACCGTCAGGACTGCGAGAGGCGGGACTCCGAAAGGGCCGAGCTGAGGAACAGGCAGCGGCAAAAGGCCACG GAGGAGAGACGGGTGGTGTACGTGGGGAGACTGAGGTCGGACTGCACCCGGACCGAGCTGAAGCGGCGCTTTGAAGTCTTTGGCCAAGTCGAAGAATGCGCGGTCAATTTGAGGGATGACGG GGACAATTTCGGCTTCATTACGTACCGCTACGCGTACGACGCCCTCGCCGCCCTGGATAACGGACACACCTTGCGGCAGTCGAACGAGCCACGCTTCGAGCTGCGCTTGGGCGGAGAAAAGCAATTCTGCAAGTCACACTACACGGACTTGG ACTCCCACTCGGATGACTTTGACCCCGCCTCCACCAAAAGCAAATATGACTGCTTGGATTTTGACAGCTTGCTAAAGGAGGCCCAGCGCAGCCTGAGAAGGTAA
- the ppargc1a gene encoding peroxisome proliferator-activated receptor gamma coactivator 1-alpha isoform X6, whose amino-acid sequence MAWDRCNQDLVWREIECAALVGEDQPLCPDLPELDLSELDVSDLDADGFLGGLKWYSDQSEIISAQYGNEACNLFEKIDEENEANLLAVLTETLDSIPVDEDGLPSFEALADGDVTNASDQSCPSSPSGSPRTPEPEEPSLLKKLLLAPANSQLGYNQYTGGKAQNHAAGSNHRIRSPPAGVKTESPWNGKARGVSGQQLRPLRRPCTELLKYLTATDDILLHTKANDVKGSWSGAPGRDKSCLGLGASSSSSSSPSSSSTSSFSSLSSSCSSTTSKKKSAVPPPPPPQAPPQQHHQRGESRAAGDCSGAGKWQRCAQDDGVEDSDAASVSVGHRSHNCGHARPKASGEGRPPGDAGHLAAARFISDLKGSPFENKTIDCTLSVEIAGTPGLTPPTTPPHKASQENPFKASLKTKLSSCSSSALACKRARLVELGPGPARKGPEQTELYAQLSKASTVLPYTRQMTGSGLEEHRGAGDLKRASGRGFSDHDYCQGSASAKNGDPAAGATTSTGGKPATAGASVAPAVGVSATPQSSSSPVGKFQSFVSASGEEARVRGSGQESLSQNSQILPELDGSHVLSRKLLCDHEIRAELNKHFGNPLQALYVPADKEREPGKKANKVGPPPSLEEEEVESRRLPGSGYLHSGLLSLHDELELGEGRQSRFLYPWEGTPLDLLFDCPPRSPSCSPPLSCSPSRGSVSPPSSLRLSPGGPFRWSGGRSRSRSRSGSRSSSPGYRRRSLSSSPDRRPSSWCCHSSESSALRSRSHKSPPSRSPLSRRPRYDSYEEYQHERLKREEYRQDCERRDSERAELRNRQRQKATEERRVVYVGRLRSDCTRTELKRRFEVFGQVEECAVNLRDDGDNFGFITYRYAYDALAALDNGHTLRQSNEPRFELRLGGEKQFCKSHYTDLDSHSDDFDPASTKSKYDCLDFDSLLKEAQRSLRR is encoded by the exons AAGATAGATGAAGAAAATGAGGCCAACTTGCTGGCAGTGCTTACAGAGACCCTGGATAGCATCCCGGTGGATGAGGACGGTTTGCCTTCGTTTGAGGCTCTGGCAGATGGGGACGTGACCAATGCCAGTGACCAGAGCTGCCCCTCCTCCCCCTCGGGCTCTCCTCGCACCCCCGAGCCCGAGGAGCCTTCCCTG CTGAAGAAGCTCCTTCTGGCGCCCGCCAACTCCCAGCTCGGCTATAATCAATACACAGGTGGCAAGGCGCAGAACCATGCCGCCGGCAGCAACCACCGCATCCGATCACCACCTGCCGGCGTCAAG ACGGAGAGCCCCTGGAACGGCAAAGCGAGAGGGGTGTCCGGCCAACAGCTCCGCCCTCTGAGGCGGCCTTGCACAGAGCTGCTGAAGTACTTAACAGCCACCGATGACATCCTGCTCCACACCAAAGCTAACGACGTCAAGGGTAGCTGGAGCGGCGCCCCCGGCAGGGACAAGAGCTGCTTGGGCCTCGgcgcctcctcttcctcttcctcctcgccgtcctcgtcgtccacctcctccttctcctccctgTCCTCCTCTTGTTCGTCGACCACCTCCAAGAAGAAGTCGGCcgtgccgccgccgcctccgccgcaaGCGCCGCCACAGCAGCATCACCAGCGAGGTGAGAGCCGGGCTGCAGGCGATTGTAGTGGGGCTGGGAAGTGGCAGCGTTGCGCTCAGGATGACGGGGTTGAGGACTCGGATGCGGCCTCTGTCTCTGTCGGCCACAGAAGCCACAACTGCGGCCACGCTCGCCCTAAAGCCAGCGGAGAAGGAAGGCCGCCAGGTGATGCGGGCCACCTGGCCGCCGCTAGGTTCATTAG TGACCTCAAGGGATCACCGTTTGAGAACAAAACCATTGATTGCACATTGAGTGTGGAGATTGCTGGAACCCCAG GTCTGACACCACCAACCACGCCCCCACACAAAGCCAGTCAAGAGAATCCTTTTAAAGCATCGCTCAAAACCAAGTTGTCTTCATGTTCCTCCTCGGCCTTGGCGTGCAAAAGAGCAAGGCTGGTGGAGTTGGGCCCTGGCCCCGCCAGGAAGGGCCCCGAACAGACTGAGCTTTATGCCCAGCTGAGCAAAGCTTCCACTGTCCTACCGTACACTCGACAAATGACGGGGAGCGGACTTGAGGAGCATCGCGGTGCCGGCGACCTCAAACGGGCGTCTGGCCGTGGCTTCAGCGACCACGACTACTGTCAGGGGTCTGCAAGCGCGAAGAATGGGGACCCGGCCGCTGGTGCCACGACTTCAACAGGGGGGAAGCCAGCCACCGCGGGTGCATCTGTTGCGCCCGCAGTTGGGGTCTCAGCCACGCCACAGTCTTCGTCTTCTCCTGTAGGCAAGTTTCAGAGCTTCGTCTCCGCAAGTGGAGAAGAAGCTCGTGTCCGGGGATCGGGGCAGGAGTCCCTTTCCCAGAACTCGCAGATTCTTCCGGAACTGGACGGTTCCCATGTCCTCAGCCGCAAGCTCCTGTGCGACCACGAAATCCGAGCAGAACTCAACAAGCACTTTGGAAACCCCTTGCAGGCCCTTTACGTCCCGGCGGACAAGGAGAGGGAGCCGGGCAAGAAAGCCAACAAGGTCGGCCCGCCTCCGTCTCTTGAGGAAGAAGAGGTCGAGTCCCGAAGGTTGCCCGGTTCTGGCTACTTGCACTCAGGGCTGCTGTCCCTCCACGATGAGCTCGAGTTGGGAGAGGGCCGCCAGAGTCGTTTCCTCTACCCCTGGGAGGGCACCCCTCTGGACCTACTCTTCGACTGCCCCCCACGCTCTCCCTCTTGTTCCCCGCCGTTAAGCTGCTCCCCCTCACGAGGCTCAGTCTCGCCGCCGTCCTCCCTCCGTCTATCGCCCGGCGGGCCTTTCCGCTGGAGCGGAGGCCGATCCCGCTCCCGTTCCCGTTCCGGATCGCGGAGCTCTTCACCAGGCTACCGGAGGCGCTCCCTCTCCAGCTCGCCGGATAGACGACCCTCCTCCTG GTGTTGCCACAGCAGTGAATCTAGCGCTTTGCGTTCCAGGAGCCACAAGAGCCCACCATCACGATCTCCTCTCAGTCGCAGGCCAAG GTACGACAGCTACGAGGAATATCAACACGAGAGGTTGAAAAGAGAAGAATACCGTCAGGACTGCGAGAGGCGGGACTCCGAAAGGGCCGAGCTGAGGAACAGGCAGCGGCAAAAGGCCACG GAGGAGAGACGGGTGGTGTACGTGGGGAGACTGAGGTCGGACTGCACCCGGACCGAGCTGAAGCGGCGCTTTGAAGTCTTTGGCCAAGTCGAAGAATGCGCGGTCAATTTGAGGGATGACGG GGACAATTTCGGCTTCATTACGTACCGCTACGCGTACGACGCCCTCGCCGCCCTGGATAACGGACACACCTTGCGGCAGTCGAACGAGCCACGCTTCGAGCTGCGCTTGGGCGGAGAAAAGCAATTCTGCAAGTCACACTACACGGACTTGG ACTCCCACTCGGATGACTTTGACCCCGCCTCCACCAAAAGCAAATATGACTGCTTGGATTTTGACAGCTTGCTAAAGGAGGCCCAGCGCAGCCTGAGAAGGTAA